The DNA sequence CTGCAGACACATCTGGGCGATGAGGTGGCCACCACACATCCCGAGGGTGGCTTCTTCCTCTGGGTGACATTGCAAGGGAAGTATGCCGGTATCGACACCCGCGAGCTGTTCGAGATCGCCCTGGCCGAAGGTGTTGCGTTCATTCCGGGGCCGGCGCTGTCGCCCGGTGGCCACTACCGCAACGCGCTGCGGCTGTGCTTTGCATCCAGCACACCCGACCGCATCGACGAGGGTGTGAAGCGGCTGCGAACCGCACTGGATCTGGCACTGGCGGCATGACCGAACGGTCTGTTCTCGAGCTGATCGACGAGCCTGAGTTGGTGGCACTGACCTGCTCGCTCATCGACGCGGGCGGCGAGAATCCCGGCGGTACCGAGCAACAGACGGTCCAGATACTCCACAAGGCCTGTCACGAACTCGGTTTCATCGTCGACAGCTGGGGGGTGGCCCCCGGCAGACCGAACTTCACTGCGACACTCCCCGGCACCGGCAACGCACCCGGCCTCATGGTCCTCGGCCATTCGGACGTGGTACCTGCCGGTGACGGGTGGACACGCGATCCGTTCGAATCCACGGTCGACGCGGGGCGGATCTTCGGTCGCGGCGCCACCGACATGAAGGGTGGCCTCGCGGCGGCAATCATCGCGATGGCGGCCTTGTCGCGGTCGGGGGTGGCACTACCCGGGCCCGTCCAATTGGTCTGCACCGTCGACGAGGAAGACCTCGGCATCGGCATCCGCGATTTTGTGACCCGGAGCGATGGATCGTATCGATTCGCCGGTTGTGTGGTCGCCGAACCGACTGACCTCGAAACCGTGATCGCTTGTCGCGGAGCCTCTTACCTCGAGGTTCGGGTGACCGGGCGGGCCGCACATTCGGGTCGCCCGGCAGATGGCCGCAACGCCATCGACGCTGCCGCCGCGATCATCGACCTCGTCCGCGCCGACGCCCGCCGACTTGCGCGCTCACCGGACCCGCTTCTGGGCTCGGGAACCTGGAACACCGGGCTGATCGAAGGCGGGCAGGGCATCTCGGTGGTCGCACCGCATGCGACCGTCAGCTTCGACCGCCGGCTGATGCCCGGGGAAGACGCCTACGCTGTGGCGTCCTGGTTACGCGGCGCGATCACCGAAGCGGGCATCGACAGCGACGGCATCACAGTGGACGTCGAGGTGACGATGTCGATGCCGGGATTCCAGACCACCATCGACCACCCATTGGTCACCGAGGCCGCTCGTGCCGTCGGCGACGCCGGTGGCCATACCGAGATCACAGGCTGGACCGCCGCGTGCGACGGCGGCTTCATCAGCCGGGACCTCGGGATCCCCGCCATCGTCCTGGGCCCGGGTGGTCTCAACGATCAGGCACACCGCCCGGATGAATCGGTCTCGATACACGAATTGGTCACCGCTGCAAAGGCTTACGCACTGCTGGCGCTGCGCCTGCTCTGACCGGCAAGCGGTCACGATCGTCCCCGTGGACGCCGTCCGAGGGCGAATAGCCGTCGACGGCGTCCCACGGGCCCGATCGTGGTGCGTCAGCTGTTGTGCACCAACTTCTTCTCGGCGTCGGTTTCCTCACCGGGGATGTCGGTGCCCCGAATCGAGAAGCCTGCCGTCTCGCGCAGGAAGGGCAGCGCGATCATGCCGATCACGCAGGCGAGCATCATGTAGCCGGCCGGGAACAACTCCCAACCCTCGTTCTCGGTGACCGCGTCGTTGATCAGCGGCGCCGTGCCTCCGAACGCCGCCGTGGCCACGTTGTAGGAGATGGCGAACCCGGCGTACCGCACCTGCGTGGGGAACATGGCCGGGAACGTTGCCGAGATGGTCGACAGCTGCGGGATGTACAGCAGCCCCAGCACCAGGAATCCGACGATGGCCCAGCCGAAGCCCTGCCCCATCAGCCAGTACATCGGCAACGCGAACACGAACAGACCGATCAGCGAACCCCACCACATCGGTTTGCGGCCGATCTTGTCCGACCAGGCACCGAAGAACGGGATACACGCCATCATTGCCAGCTCGCCGATGAGGATGACAACCGTGCCGGTGGTCTCGCTCATTCCGATGGTGGTCTTGAGGTACGTCGGCTGATATGCCAGCAACGTGTAGTTGGCCACGTTGAGGGCGATCACCAGGCCGAACATCACCAGGATGGGCTGCCAGTAGTTGGTGAGCAAATCCTTGAACCGCGTCCACGCGGTGCCCTCGATCTCATCCTTCTGCTCGAGTTCCTTGAAAACCGGTGTGTCTTCCATCTGATTTCGCAGGTACAGACCCACCAGACCCAATGGCAACGCGAGCAGGAACGGGATGCGCCAGCCCCAGGTCTCCATCTGTTGGTCGCTGAGCGCCAGTTCGAGCAGCAGCACGATGGCGGTGCCCATCACGAACCCGGCGAGTGTGCCGAACTCGAGGAAGCTTCCATACCGGCCGCGCTTCTTGTCCGGCGCGTATTCGGCCATGAACGTTGCCGCTCCGCCGTATTCGCCTCCGGTGGAGAATCCCTGGACCACCCGCAGTGCGATCAACAGGATCGGCGCCCATACACCGGCGACCGCATGCGTGGGCAGCAGTCCGATGAGGGCGGTGGCGCCCGAGATGAGCAAAATGGTCATGGCCAGCACGGCTTTTCGGCCGATCCGGTCTCCGATCGGACCCCAGATCATGCCGCCGAGCGGTCGGAGCACAAAGGAGATCGCAAATCCCAGCATCGTGCCGATGGTCCCGAGGTCGCCGGGAAAGAAAGCTTGCGTGAGATAAGTCGTGGTGGCGGCGTAGACGCCGTAGTCGTACCACTCGGTCGCGTTGCCGATGGCGGATGCGCCGATGGCCTTGCGTAAGAGCTTCTTGCCTTCCGGTGAATCCGGATCCGGAAATCCTGGTGCAATGTCTGAATTCGATTTCGCGATGTTCGGGCTCATTGATACCCCCTTCAACTGAAGACGTCGGGCTCTGGTGTCTTCGAGGCCCACAGATTCCTGCTACTTCCGCGTTTTGAAAGCAGGTGACTAGGCGTTTGTCGGTGCAGGCCTCCTCGAGGATGGTGGCCGCGGCAGGTTGCCGAAGCCCGTTCTATCTTCCCGATGCCGGTCGGTCGACGGGCACGTTCGGACTCGACGTTATCGCTGCGCCACCGAATTGAGATACGGCACCCGGTTCGGCGATGATTCGACGCAACCCGTCCCGCATGTGGTCGACCATCAGTTCGTCGGCCGATTTTGTGTCCCGCTGGGCAATTGCCGCGACGATGCGGCGGTGTTCGGAGATCCGCTCTTCGGCGGATACGTAGGTGCCTCGCATGGCCCCCAGACACATCCGTGTCTCGACGAGAATGGTCTCGTGAAGTCGCGAGAGCCGGGGGCTACCGGCGAGTTCTACGAGTTCGTGGTGAAATGCCATGTCCGCGTCCGCAATCTGCGGACCGTTGGGGTCGTCCGCGTGCCGCTCCATCTCCTCGACTGCGGCGGTGAGGACGTCGACGGCGTCGTCGGGGCGGCGCAGGATCACCTGTTCGAGTGCTGCGCGCTCAACCGCGGCTCGGGCGACGTACATGTCCCTGATGTCGTCGTCGTCCATGGTGATCACGAACAGACCGCGGTTCCGGTAGCTGACCAGCAGCCCTTCCTGCGTCAACCTCTGCATGGCCTCACGCAGTGGTCCGCGGCTGACGCCCAGATCGGCCGCCAGGCCCGATTCGGTCAGTTGCGAACCGGGAGGAAAGTCGCCTTTGGCGATGGCTGCACGCAGTTGGCGGGCGATGATGGCCGGAGTCGACTCCTGGACCAGGGGTTCGAGCACCCGAGATCTGGCCACGCGCCCGCGGGCACCGCCTGACTTCTTGATCTCATCGGACATGAGTCACCGCACCCAAACCCCTCGCGTTCCGTCTTCGTAGATTGTTGACAATCTACCGCACAAGCGGACTCATACAACCTGCCTGCCGGCTTTTGCCTGCGACGGGAACACCCGGGTCGGGTCATTCAGCTGTCAGCGGTGATCGCCAACCCCACGGTGCCCTTCTTGCCTCTGCGCAGCAGGCTGCCCTTCACCGTGACCCATCCGAGGAGCCCGTACTTCTTCTGCACCACGTCCCTGGCGTGATCACTGCCCGGGGTATCGAGGATCTGGGCTGTTCCGGACACGGGATCTCCGTACGTCTGCTTGCCCCGCACGTCGCACGCCTGGACCACCACGGCCGGGTTACAACGCAGCCGCTTCACCTTCCATGAATCGGTCACCGTCCACATCAACAATTTGTCGCCGTCGAGCGCCGCCCACAGCGGCGAGGACACCGGTGTCCCGTCTTTACGGAACGTGGTCAGCTGCACATATTTTGCGGTTCCTGCCTGCCCAAACGGTGTTGTCATCACATGCCCTTCGTCGCCAGCCCTTGTCCGCAGATGCTACGCACACCGATGACAAACGCCCGTCGACGCGGTCCACATCAGAAGAGGCTCGGTTACGAGAGGAGACGAGATGACCAAGATCTGCGTGGACATCACCATGTCACTGGACGGATACGTCACGGGGCCTTCTCCAGGGCTCGAGCAAGGGCTCGGGGTCGGGGGCGAGGCCCTGCACCACTGGGCGATGGCCCACAAGACCGACGCCGACGAGCAGATCCTGGCGAGCGGATACGAGGCCACCGGCGTGGTGATCATGGGAAGACGCACCTTCGACATCATCGACGCACCCGACGGCTGGAACGACGACGTCGGGTATGGCGCTGCTCGCGATCAATCCACCCGACCTCCGAATATTGTTCTGACGCACAATGTTCCCGATAATCCACGACTACGACATGGCTTCACATTCGTCACCGGCGGACCCAGGGCCGCACTGGATGCCGCCCTGGAGTTGGCCGGCACGAAGGACATCGTCATCATGGGTGGCGCTGACGTCGCCGGCCAATTCCTGCGCGCAGCCTTGGTAGACGAGCTGCGCCTGCACATCGCGCCCGTGATACTAGGCGCGGGCACCCCGTTGTGGAAGGACTTGCCACACGTCGAACTCGCGCAAACCGACGTGGTGTCGACTCCATATGGCATCCATACGACCTACTCGATGAAGAGCTGAACCGCGGGCATGCCCTCAAAGCATTGGGCTGGAATGCAATTCGACAAACCGGCCTGACTCTCGAGCCCCGGCGAGAACACCAATCTTGGTTTCGAACACATGTTCGACAAACGTCTGAAATCGAGGTAGACTGACACCAGTTGATCGAGGCCCGGGGGGGACCAA is a window from the Williamsia sp. DF01-3 genome containing:
- a CDS encoding GntR family transcriptional regulator, with product MSDEIKKSGGARGRVARSRVLEPLVQESTPAIIARQLRAAIAKGDFPPGSQLTESGLAADLGVSRGPLREAMQRLTQEGLLVSYRNRGLFVITMDDDDIRDMYVARAAVERAALEQVILRRPDDAVDVLTAAVEEMERHADDPNGPQIADADMAFHHELVELAGSPRLSRLHETILVETRMCLGAMRGTYVSAEERISEHRRIVAAIAQRDTKSADELMVDHMRDGLRRIIAEPGAVSQFGGAAITSSPNVPVDRPASGR
- a CDS encoding dihydrofolate reductase family protein, coding for MTKICVDITMSLDGYVTGPSPGLEQGLGVGGEALHHWAMAHKTDADEQILASGYEATGVVIMGRRTFDIIDAPDGWNDDVGYGAARDQSTRPPNIVLTHNVPDNPRLRHGFTFVTGGPRAALDAALELAGTKDIVIMGGADVAGQFLRAALVDELRLHIAPVILGAGTPLWKDLPHVELAQTDVVSTPYGIHTTYSMKS
- a CDS encoding PPOX class F420-dependent oxidoreductase; this translates as MTTPFGQAGTAKYVQLTTFRKDGTPVSSPLWAALDGDKLLMWTVTDSWKVKRLRCNPAVVVQACDVRGKQTYGDPVSGTAQILDTPGSDHARDVVQKKYGLLGWVTVKGSLLRRGKKGTVGLAITADS
- a CDS encoding M20 family metallopeptidase translates to MTERSVLELIDEPELVALTCSLIDAGGENPGGTEQQTVQILHKACHELGFIVDSWGVAPGRPNFTATLPGTGNAPGLMVLGHSDVVPAGDGWTRDPFESTVDAGRIFGRGATDMKGGLAAAIIAMAALSRSGVALPGPVQLVCTVDEEDLGIGIRDFVTRSDGSYRFAGCVVAEPTDLETVIACRGASYLEVRVTGRAAHSGRPADGRNAIDAAAAIIDLVRADARRLARSPDPLLGSGTWNTGLIEGGQGISVVAPHATVSFDRRLMPGEDAYAVASWLRGAITEAGIDSDGITVDVEVTMSMPGFQTTIDHPLVTEAARAVGDAGGHTEITGWTAACDGGFISRDLGIPAIVLGPGGLNDQAHRPDESVSIHELVTAAKAYALLALRLL
- a CDS encoding MFS transporter, whose protein sequence is MSPNIAKSNSDIAPGFPDPDSPEGKKLLRKAIGASAIGNATEWYDYGVYAATTTYLTQAFFPGDLGTIGTMLGFAISFVLRPLGGMIWGPIGDRIGRKAVLAMTILLISGATALIGLLPTHAVAGVWAPILLIALRVVQGFSTGGEYGGAATFMAEYAPDKKRGRYGSFLEFGTLAGFVMGTAIVLLLELALSDQQMETWGWRIPFLLALPLGLVGLYLRNQMEDTPVFKELEQKDEIEGTAWTRFKDLLTNYWQPILVMFGLVIALNVANYTLLAYQPTYLKTTIGMSETTGTVVILIGELAMMACIPFFGAWSDKIGRKPMWWGSLIGLFVFALPMYWLMGQGFGWAIVGFLVLGLLYIPQLSTISATFPAMFPTQVRYAGFAISYNVATAAFGGTAPLINDAVTENEGWELFPAGYMMLACVIGMIALPFLRETAGFSIRGTDIPGEETDAEKKLVHNS